In Pyrus communis chromosome 8, drPyrComm1.1, whole genome shotgun sequence, one genomic interval encodes:
- the LOC137743104 gene encoding RING-H2 finger protein ATL52-like: MSSWIVASVAIISTFTLLFTYYKILQRLCRRLQSTGWSRNPNLRPVLNEFNLDDARLESQSNGLDFSVARSLPVTQFKKKDEAEDAEQSPAQSYTDCAICLGEFEDGEWIKELPKCSHGFHIACIDTWFVSHSNCPICRSQVHDLMHDSPLPTQTPEETLSRDEIEESATHFEMLQSATM, translated from the coding sequence ATGTCTTCATGGATCGTAGCTTCTGTTGCTATTATTTCCACCTTCACCCTCCTCTTCACTTACTACAAGATACTCCAACGCCTCTGTAGACGACTTCAGAGCACGGGCTGGTCGAGAAACCCGAACCTAAGGCCTGTACTGAACGAGTTCAACCTAGACGATGCCAGGCTCGAGTCTCAGAGCAACGGACTGGACTTCTCGGTTGCTCGGTCTCTTCCCGTGACTCAGTTCAAGAAGAAAGATGAAGCTGAGGATGCCGAACAGAGCCCCGCCCAGAGCTACACAGACTGCGCAATCTGCTTGGGGGAGTTCGAAGACGGGGAATGGATAAAAGAACTACCGAAATGCTCCCATGGATTCCACATTGCTTGCATAGACACTTGGTTTGTGTCTCACTCAAACTGTCCCATATGCCGATCACAGGTCCATGATCTGATGCATGATTCTCCTCTTCCTACGCAAACTCCAGAAGAAACATTGAGCCGAGATGAAATCGAAGAAAGTGCGACGCATTTCGAAATGCTGCAATCCGCCACGATGTGA
- the LOC137743655 gene encoding uncharacterized protein — protein sequence MEEPGSLWTTYPESADELKEKLLYTTLELESVKTRATDEIRKSEENVEKLVNLLNVASKERDDAVDQLRKLVNKIMPSGPMELPLNMFPHESTLLLPTKANSSITESNSLSETYNPQKSHVSSSVDSLFDAVSSPEFSNINMAESGCIPFVKHQPRVQEYNGTVSAGVVSSGMIKPDPASEVIDNFVKGKILPEQGKLLQTVMEAGPLLETLLVAGPMPRWRNPPPLQPFKIPPVSIKGCEAAVSFNQKPVGNTSYVVHKPINSASYPEMSRGFSQTCSASMLNFNNGGASISRLDNARMLASLSGIDHQFSIGKRQRLQ from the exons ATGGAGGAACCGGGTTCTCTGTGGACTACTTACCCTGAG AGCGCTGATGAGTTGAAGGAGAAGCTTCTGTACACAACCCTTGAGCTAGAATCTGTAAAAACACGCGCAACGGATGAAATCCGAAAAAGCGAGGAGAATGTGGAGAAACTAGTCAATCTTCTAAACGTTGCATCCAAAGAGAGAGATGATGCCGTAGATCAGCTACGAAAGCTGGTAAACAAGATCATGCCTTCAGGTCCAATGGAACTCCCACTCAACATGTTTCCTCATGAAAGTACACTTTTGCTTCCCACCAAAGCAAACTCGAGCATAACTGAATCCAACAGCCTCTCTGAAACCTACAATCCCCAAAAATCGCATGTCTCTTCCTCTGTGGACTCCTTATTCGATGCAGTTTCTTCACCCGAGTTTTCGAACATAAACATGGCTGAATCTGGCTGCATTCCTTTTGTGAAGCACCAGCCTCGGGTGCAAGAATATAATGGTACTGTATCTGCTGGTGTAGTCTCTTCAGGGATGATCAAACCCGACCCGGCTTCTGAAGTGATTGACAACTTTGTGAAAGGAAAGATTTTGCCTGAACAGGGAAAGCTCTTGCAGACTGTGATGGAAGCCGGTCCACTGCTCGAGACTCTTCTTGTTGCTGGGCCAATGCCTCGTTGGCGAAACCCCCCGCCTTTGCAGCCCTTCAAAATCCCACCTGTTTCAATCAAAGGCTGTGAAGCTGCTGTAAGCTTCAACCAGAAACCAGTGGGAAATACTAGTTATGTTGTCCATAAGCCAATCAACTCGGCATCATATCCTGAGATGTCTCGCGGCTTTTCGCAGACATGTTCGGCTTCCATGTTGAACTTCAACAATGGTGGTGCTTCCATTTCACGCCTGGACAATGCAAGGATGTTGGCTTCGCTTTCCGGCATTGACCACCAATTTTCGATTGGCAAGCGGCAGAGGCTTCAATGA
- the LOC137742409 gene encoding large ribosomal subunit protein uL23-like, with protein sequence MAPPKANVSKKADPKSQAVKAARALKSGPAVKKVKKIRTSVTFHRPRTLKKERNPKYPRISATPRNKLDHYQILKYPLTTESAMKKIEDNNTLVFIVDIRADKKKIKDAVKKMYDIQTKKVNTLIRPDGTKKAYVRLTPDYDALDVANKIGII encoded by the exons ATGGCTCCACCTAAAG CTAATGTTTCAAAAAAGGCTGACCCAAAGTCACAAGCCGTGAAGGCTGCAAGGGCTTTGAAATCTGGCCCTGCTGTTAAAAAAGTTAAGAAGATCAGAACCTCAGTTACATTTCACCGCCCTAGGACATTGAAAAAGGAGAGGAACCCTAAGTACCCTCGTATTAGTGCTACACCGAGGAACAAGCTTGATCATTATCAAATATTGAAATATCCTCTTACCACTGAGTCTGCAATGAAGAAGATTGAAGATaacaacactttggtctttattGTTGACATACGTGCTGACAAGAAGAAAATCAAGGATGCAGTCAAGAAGATGTACGACATTCAGACCAAGAAAGTGAATACCCTGATCAG GCCCGATGGTACCAAAAAGGCTTATGTTAGGCTAACCCCTGACTACGATGCTTTGGATGTGGCAAACAAAATCGGTATCATCTAA